A single genomic interval of Orcinus orca chromosome 19, mOrcOrc1.1, whole genome shotgun sequence harbors:
- the TMEM97 gene encoding sigma intracellular receptor 2 isoform X1 gives MMGPLGARRGLEWLLGLYFLSHIPITLLVDLQAVLPRDLYPVELRNLRQWYTEEFKDPLLQNPPVWFKSFLFCELVFQLPFFPVATYAFFKGGCRWIRTPAIIYSVQTMTTLIPILSTFLLEDFSKASCFRGQGPKTFHERLFLISVYMPYFLIPLILLLFMLHNPYYKSEEKRKKK, from the exons ATGATGGGGCCTTTGGGCGCCCGGCGCGGCCTGGAGTGGCTGCTGGGCCTCTACTTCCTCTCCCACATCCCCATCACCCTGCTCGTGGACCTGCAGGCGGTGCTTCCGCGCGATCTCTACCCCGTGGAG CTGAGAAACCTGCGGCAGTGGTATACTGAGGAGTTCAAAGACCCCCTGCTACAGAACCCCCCGGTGTGGTTTAAGTCCTTCCTGTTTTGCGAGCTTGTGTTTCAGCTGCCTTTCTTTCCTGTCGCAACATATGCCTTCTTCAAAG GAGGCTGCAGGTGGATCCGCACCCCTGCAATCATCTACTCGGTTCAAACGATGACAACTCTGATTCCAATCCTCTCCACATTTCTACTCGAGGATTTCTCCAAAGCCAGTTGTTTCAGAGGACAAGGACCTAAGACTTTCCACGAACGACTATTCCTTATATCTGTCTACATGCCCTACTTTCTCATCCCTCTTATACTTCTGCTTTTCATGTTGCACAACCCCTACTACAAGtctgaggagaaaagaaagaaaaaatga
- the TMEM97 gene encoding sigma intracellular receptor 2 isoform X2, with protein sequence MLGSTRAGRAEESCCEKLRNLRQWYTEEFKDPLLQNPPVWFKSFLFCELVFQLPFFPVATYAFFKGGCRWIRTPAIIYSVQTMTTLIPILSTFLLEDFSKASCFRGQGPKTFHERLFLISVYMPYFLIPLILLLFMLHNPYYKSEEKRKKK encoded by the exons ATGCTGGGTAGCACACGGGCTGGAAGAGCTGAGGAAAGCTGCTGtgagaag CTGAGAAACCTGCGGCAGTGGTATACTGAGGAGTTCAAAGACCCCCTGCTACAGAACCCCCCGGTGTGGTTTAAGTCCTTCCTGTTTTGCGAGCTTGTGTTTCAGCTGCCTTTCTTTCCTGTCGCAACATATGCCTTCTTCAAAG GAGGCTGCAGGTGGATCCGCACCCCTGCAATCATCTACTCGGTTCAAACGATGACAACTCTGATTCCAATCCTCTCCACATTTCTACTCGAGGATTTCTCCAAAGCCAGTTGTTTCAGAGGACAAGGACCTAAGACTTTCCACGAACGACTATTCCTTATATCTGTCTACATGCCCTACTTTCTCATCCCTCTTATACTTCTGCTTTTCATGTTGCACAACCCCTACTACAAGtctgaggagaaaagaaagaaaaaatga
- the IFT20 gene encoding LOW QUALITY PROTEIN: intraflagellar transport protein 20 homolog (The sequence of the model RefSeq protein was modified relative to this genomic sequence to represent the inferred CDS: deleted 2 bases in 1 codon), producing MTHLFLADTVTPSEQDCSSREAGKETAMAKDILGEAGLHFDELNKLRVLDPEVTQQTIELKEECKDFVDKIGQFQKIVGGLIELVDQLAKEAENEKMKAIGARNLLKSIAKQREAQQQQLQALIAEKKMQLERYRVEYEALCKVEAEQNEFIDQFIFQK from the exons ATGACACACCTCTTCCTGGCTGACACTGTTACCCCTTCAGAGCAGGACTGCTCT TCTAGGGAAGCTGGAAAGGAAacag CCATGGCCAAGGACATCCTGGGTGAAGCAGGGCTGCACTTTGATGAGCTGAACAAGCTGCGGGTGTTGGACCCAGAGGTTACCCAGCAGACCATAGAGCTAAAGGAAGAGTGCAAGGACTTTGTGGACA AAATTGGCCAGTTTCAGAAAATAGTTGGTGGTTTAATTGAGCTTGTTGACCAACTtgcaaaagaagcagaaaatgagaaGATGAAG GCCATTGGTGCTCGGAACTTGCTCAAATCTATAGCAAAACAGAGAGAAGCCCAACAGCAGCAACTCCAGGCACTAATAGCTGAAAAGAAAATGCAGCTTGAAAG GTATCGGGTTGAATACGAAGCTCTGTGTAAAGTAGAAGCAGAACAAAATGAATTTATTGaccaatttatttttcagaaatga